A segment of the Mercurialis annua linkage group LG4, ddMerAnnu1.2, whole genome shotgun sequence genome:
caaccgccttaaactcactataaaaggaagccaccgaatgctgagaagggtaagcacaaatcagacttaaatactcttacattcatttacctaccaaagaaccctctctgacttaagcatcggagtggctttcaggctgagcaagcctgaggtcctttgagcttatatttgttactcGTGCAGGAAATACAGTACGGGCGACCCTTTAAGATCGACCCGTATCATTTGGTGCGGTGAGCGTGGAACTTATTAGTTTCGTCGTTCCTTTTAGATACTTTTTCAGAATTTGCTTTTTCAAGAATGGATCCCCTACGAGATAATACTCTACCAGCTACCAACAGAGAAGACAGGGAAACAGAACCACCGGCCCTAAATCTGTTCCCCCCAACCagcgaagaaggagaaaccagcGACCCCCTGGCGATAAGACAGACGATACCTCCGATAGCCATAGCACCTGATGAAGAGCCAATCAACAACCAAGCAATGTTCAAGGCTTTCCTAGAAATCACCAGTCTACTCAAAGACATCAAACAGAGTATCTCGTTAAAGTCACCAGAGCAGGGATCAGCGAAATCACCAGTACAGAAGTCAACGTCAACCATGGACAAGGGAAAAGAACCGATGCGAGAGGAAGGTGCCCCGGAAAATTCCGCAAAGAAACAAAACGCCCCCATAGTAATTCCAGACGAAGAACGTTGGATGGATGAACAACACACACTCAAAGGCGGAGAAGAGCATATGGAAGAAAAAGTCCGCCAAGTCATGAGCAGGCTTGGAATAAGATGTGAAGACGTAGACATCTCTCTTCGAAGTGACTCACCACTTGCAGATTTCATCATCTCTCACGAGTTCCCTACAAAGTTCAGATACCCTCCAAATTTGGAATCATACGATGGAACAGGCTGTCCCAAGAGCCATATTCACAAATTCCAAGCGGTGATCAATGTTCAGACAAACTTAGATCACGTACTATGCAAACTTTTTCCTACTACCTTAAAAGGTCTGGCGCAGGAATGGTACCAGAGTTTAAAGCCAGGATCAGTGCTGACGTTCAAACAATTCTCAGGGCTTTTTCAGGCTAGATTCGTAGCATGCATCCCTCAAAAGAAGCTGTCCACAGACCTGCTGGCCATCATGCAATGGGAAGGAGAGACACTCAGGAAGTATGTAGAAAGATTCAATAAGGAGGCGATGCAGATAGAAGACCTGAGCCAGGAGATCGCCTACACAGCATTACTCAATGGAACTACCAACTCCGACCTACGAAAGGAATTGTTggctaaatcaccaaaatcattTACCACACTGATGACCATCGCACATACACAGATCAGAGTGGATGATGGCCAGAGAGAGATAGAGAATCGCCTTGGACGGGTAGAAGAACGAACATTTGCAGAAAGAAGAAATGGGGACAGATCACCCACAGGAAAGAGGTTCGGAGAAAAAGGCAACGaccatttcagaaataaaaggaaaaaagacgAAGATAGGCGGTATACGCCCCTGAACACAACCAGAACCAACGTACTGTTTTGGGTAAAAGACAGCCGAGAGAAGGTCAGATGGCCAAGGAAGATGAACGCTGCATCAGCCAGCAAAAGAGACAACAGCAAATACTGTGAATTTCACAGAGACAACGGCCACACCACAGATGAATTCTGGCACCTAAAGGAGGAGATAGAGAAGCTAATAGAAAGGGGATCTCTTTCCCAGTTTGTAAAAAGGGATACTGAAGCCAGAGAGACGgaatcagaaagaaagaaagagcggAAAGAAGAAACCGCCAGAAGACCCAGACCAGAGCCAGCAGGCGTGGTTAACGTAATAATGGGCGGATCGACCGGAGGAGACAGCAATACTACAAGAAAGAAAGCTGCAAGAACAGTCTACTCAGTTAGCCCAGGTGCACCAAATGCTAAGAAATTCAGAAGTGTATCTTTTTCGGAGGGCGATAGTCATGGCTTATCAGTCCCCCATGAGGACGCCCTAGTTGTCAAGGGGCGACTCAACAATTTCGAGGTATCTCGGATGCTTGTAGACACGGGAAGTTCGGTAAACATGATCACAATGGAGGTGTTCGGCAGAATTAGactcaagaaagaaaatttgacaCATGTCTCTACTCCACTGGTGGGACTAGGAGGCAAATCTGTACAGGTGGAAGGATCACTGGAGATAAACATCCAACTGGGAGATGGAGAGATCTACAAAGAGATCCGAGCAGAATTCATGGTGGTCAATATGGACTTTGCATACAACGCAATTCTCGGAAGGCCACTTTTGCACGATACATGCGCATCCATTTGCATGAGGTACCTACTGATGAAAATTCCAACCAGAGAAGGCGATGCCGAAATCAGAGGATGCCAAAAGTCAGCCAGAGAAGCATACTTTACAGCTCTCAAGAAAGTACATATAACCTTGCCAGTACTAACAATGGAACCTCCAGAGAAGAAAGAAAGGGCGGAGCATTATGGGCGAACCGCGAAAATCGAATTATCCCCAGGAAAGGAGATAGAAGTGGGAGATGAGctagaagaagaaatcaaacgaTCTCTGACAGAAAACCTCAGATCGCTTGGAGACTCCTTTGCCTGGACAACAGACGAATTGATCGGAGTAGACCCGGACGTCATATGTCATCGGTTAAACATAGCGACCGACGCGAAGGCAGTGATACAGAAGAAGAGAAGGCACTCGCCCGAAAAACAACTCGCCATCGCAGAAGAGGTCGCCCGGTTAAAAGCAGCAAACGTGATCAAAGACGCCTATTACCCCAAGTGGGTAGCAAATGTGGTGATGGTAAAAAAGTCCAATGGCACTTACCGAATGTGTGTGGACTTCACAGATCTGAATAAAGCATGTCCCAAAGATAGTTTCCCGCTCCCACACATTGATCAGTTAGTAGACTCCACAGCAGGTCACGCCCTCTATACATTCCTAGATGCCAAGGCGGGATATCATCAGATACCCATGGCACCTGAAGACCAGGAGAAGACGGCCTTCATAACGGACCAGGGATTATTTTGTTACAAGATGATGCCCTTCGGTCTGAAGAACGCAGGAGCCACATATCAGCGGCTGGTGAACTCAATATTCAGAGATCAGATCGGAAAacacatggaagtttatgtggatgacatgatCATCAAAAGCATCCGAGCTGAAGACCACCCAACAGATGTGAAGATAGTCCTAGAGACGCTAAAGAGATACCAGCTAAAACTCAATCCGGAAAAGTGCGTATTCGGAGTACCGGCAGGCAAGTTCTTGGCGGGGTATTGAGGCTAACCCAGATAAAATCGAAGCGGTCTTAAACATGACGCCGCCACGAAGCATACATGAAGTCCAGAAGCTCAACGGCCGGATCACGGCTCTAGGTCGGTTCATGTCCTGCTCGGCAAAACGATGTCTACCTTTCTTCAAAACCCTGAAACAGATCAAGAACTTCACATGGACAGCAGAATGCCAGCAGGCGTTTGAGGAATTGAAAAGCTTCCTATCCTCACCCCCACTTTTGGCGAGACCAGATCCGGGCGAcgtgttatatttatacatctcttGCTCTGACGAAACAATAGCAGGAGTATTGGTATCGGAAAAAGGAGGAGAACAATACCCGATCTACTACATTAGCAAAGTGCTCAGAGATGCGGAGCTAAGATACCCGAAGTTGGAAAAGCTGGCGCTGTGCGTATACACCGCCACCATCAAGCTCCGACATTACTTCGAAGGACACCAAGTCATTGTACGGACCGACCAACCATTACGAAAAATCCTCCAGAAGGCGGAGACAAGTGGACGCATAGCAGAATGGGCCGTCAAAATAGGAAGCCTGGGCGTTATCTATGAAGCTCGAAAAGCACTGAAAGCTCAAGCACTAGCCGACTTCTTTGCAGAATTAACATTCAAAGAACCCATGGAGGACAAAACGACTCCCTGGGAGATACACGTCGATGGAGCAGTTTGCGGAGAAGGAGCGGGTATCGGAGTCGTACTCAAAGGACCAGGAAGAATCCAAATGGAATATTCAGCAAGACTCGAATTTCCAGCTTCCAACAATGTTGCGGAATATGAGGCGCTGATAACAGGGTTGCAATTATGCGAAGAACTCAATATCTCCGAAGTCCAGATCTATAGTGATTCACAGCTGGTCGTGAACCAAGTCTCAGGGAACTTCGAAGTAAAAGAAGCTACATTGAAGAAATACGCCAAGCAAGCCAAAACCTTCTTTGGCGATAATGGGCGATCCTGGTCGTTACAGCAAATACCCAGAGCAATGAATGGAAGATCAGACGAATTGGCAAAGTGGGCAGCAACAAAGAATTACGACTCAATGAGAAACATCCCTCATGAAATCAAACGACAGCCTAGCTTTcaagaagaaattgaagaaggCGAAGTACTGATGGTAGAAGGGGAAGAAACCTGGATGACCCCCCTCACAGCATACCTGGCTAATGGAATACTCCCCGAGGATAAAAAGGAAGCCAAAAGAATAGTGGTACTATCATCAAAGTTCGGAATATACAACGGCCGGCTGTACAAACGGTCATTCACCCATCCCTGGCTGAGATGTGTGAACAAAGAAGAAGGAGAGTACATCATGAAAGAATTACATGAGGGGACCTGCGGAGCTCATGACGGAGCATCAACACTGGTCAGGAAAGCACTGCTACAAGGCTATTATTGGCCCACGATGAAAGAACAAGCTACAACGCTAGTAAGGGGATGCTGGCCTTGCCAGCAACATGCCTTGGTACCAAGAAAGCAAGCTTCAGAAATGAAACCCATCGGCAGTGCATGGCCGTTCGCCCAGTGGGGTATGGACATCCTGGGACCTCTCCCTTTGGCCACAGGACAACGGAAATTCCTGGTAGTGGCAATTGACCacttcaccaagtggatagaggcagaaccactggcaaaaatcacccaacaacgcataactaactttttctttagatctatcttgtgcaggtttggaataccgaaggtgctgatcacagacaacggaaagcagttcgacTCAGCAAAGTTTAGAAAGTTTTGTGCCGAGTATCAGATCGACCTAAGGTTCACTTCGGTTTACCATCCACAATCAAATGGGCAAACCGAAGTGGCCAACAGAATCCTACTGGCCGGACTAAAAAGAAGACTAGACGAGTGCAAAGGAAGATGGGTAGAAGAACTCTACAGCGTCATATGGAACTACCGTACCACCCCAAGAGAATCAACGGGCGAAACTTCGTTCGCCCTAGCCTATGGAACGGAGGCTGTAATTCCTGTAGAG
Coding sequences within it:
- the LOC130015432 gene encoding uncharacterized protein LOC130015432: MTPPRSIHEVQKLNGRITALGRFMSCSAKRCLPFFKTLKQIKNFTWTAECQQAFEELKSFLSSPPLLARPDPGDVLYLYISCSDETIAGVLVSEKGGEQYPIYYISKVLRDAELRYPKLEKLALCVYTATIKLRHYFEGHQVIVRTDQPLRKILQKAETSGRIAEWAVKIGSLGVIYEARKALKAQALADFFAELTFKEPMEDKTTPWEIHVDGAVCGEGAGIGVVLKGPGRIQMEYSARLEFPASNNVAEYEALITGLQLCEELNISEVQIYSDSQLVVNQVSGNFEVKEATLKKYAKQAKTFFGDNGRSWSLQQIPRAMNGRSDELAKWAATKNYDSMRNIPHEIKRQPSFQEEIEEGEVLMVEGEETWMTPLTAYLANGILPEDKKEAKRIVVLSSKFGIYNGRLYKRSFTHPWLRCVNKEEGEYIMKELHEGTCGAHDGASTLVRKALLQGYYWPTMKEQATTLVRGCWPCQQHALVPRKQASEMKPIGSAWPFAQWGMDILGPLPLATGQRKFLVVAIDHFTKWIEFDSAKFRKFCAEYQIDLRFTSVYHPQSNGQTEVANRILLAGLKRRLDECKGRWVEELYSVIWNYRTTPRESTGETSFALAYGTEAVIPVEIGAPTPRTEDNQLNLEENEEELRNNLDLLVEKINRSDIRMEAYRQKMAKHFNSHVKKRKFELGDLVMRKTEVKKGEAGTGKLQPNWEGPYTISEVIKEGTFKLTNSMGITIPRTWNANNLRKI